From a region of the Etheostoma cragini isolate CJK2018 chromosome 20, CSU_Ecrag_1.0, whole genome shotgun sequence genome:
- the cep170b gene encoding centrosomal protein of 170 kDa protein B isoform X4, whose translation MSVTSWFLVSSSGTRHRLPREMIFVGRDDCELMLQSRSVDKQHAVINHDPNTDEHMVKDLGSLNGTFVNDLRIPDQTYITLKLSDVIRFGYDAHVYILEKSQHKVPEEALKHEKYTSQLQLSIKALQAKAKEKQQLQSPEKSKGPVSKLQDRAERRAQSFTAATDTPISKPTPLYGQPSWWGEDEDAANQKKNRGGKSPEQESPEPTKDVSRYEVNSSLSDNQAKSIFSYRREPSYFEIPTKELKQRPAKKPELQVHEVPTKDTPGPTEVVSSTPPVVQSHASFTIEFDECTPGKMKIKDRVTKFSFRQQQKLPSTELVTTPIEVVSAESKVADWLVQSNASMIRRSSTAEDMYSTNSDPSLLKNTKTNHREDGTHSNSVDPAINGSVSVQAEPQTGSQVSPQPLRDSPPQHLASPDSEESTPPESQSLSSLGKAEPHQAFVIEFFDDNSRKKRSQSFNNNTSPPEPSGLRLQPEKAKKSSTPNGERRVQSPASTTPATQRYTVPLKDQPSTGFQRAGSLRREKTEDRITSFSSRSSSSVSARPFSSVGRRSKLAQEFTAEFLKQTKQSSSASWDRNPSSPPTPAKTETVVVSQTSPTPSNASYQPQTSSPIHQPVPLKAPMMPLESQTVEVKSPHVGPKNEDEDSLSDAGTYTIEADVQDRELEEARSNIDQVQSASAVLQGAPKWMSCWASLADSYTESGPSSGLFDMPSQMELSGGAQGTIIHKAMLSRHHDSTDCDGSRARRVLPQLPQGEKSDILNPSIHVQYDPHLTFDVGENRLVAPRSHDSLDRLTVQDDVEPDSLSDASRSDDGSIVEQRRRPLSDTEENKNKDRISTKSTSFYIGSEEAESQPENGGFPKTEIKHATKTFSTATMTKQRGNLDSEKVKPGVLAPILSQITRSPQSKEGTVSQLIRQESFTKERPSNARLPNISVQRGPESFQGACNQDTHSYLKETEDVLAVLEAKLQGGQSETTPSPIIDSLSAESDVDTSSTVSQHSNKTRPNTLTKKPSVSGLHRERSSASIASQDSSHHSTTSEKLRSLGADSNNKTESVRRPVGLRRSVGKRGSTDLSDDPQSLPYSDQESNIHQTRTKYTVHLQKEDAKTSKTSQALNRANSLLAPRPTRASMLRRARLGEASDNEGTDTDRVSQDAGNAPAKQPQETKKLSRLDMLAMPRKRTSSFNTTSDTEASSSPQWTGRSTGFSNRSTESGSSSIRRASASGLKPVERQQKAPLTPLTRGRSSSAKYASSTANSRRRQKGSDYASTSDEEYDSNQSTPKHKRSQPSSASHSPRHQPRPQPVVALHQKPHCRDSEEENHEGDNFHSWSNHSSEIARLSQDLAKDLAILAREIHDVAGDGDPQNPGMASSAPVSTVTAHEQLVHRIPEAGLNYQRVPPSSTSTREPDQSSADHEQHRRQRAQSRDEVIVDDHLMLNPVSQITMAIRENTEQLSDKIKVLFQDRMDIWEEIEAKVNSDNDVPVIKTSNKEITSILKELRRVQQQLEVINTVMEPSAQAEASKALAVSSSSVRSSRPPVSRDWRTIHSVSKRGGGPRPSEGVRRTGVTQDDLRTGYLV comes from the exons ATGAGTGTGACATCATGGTTCCTGGTCAGCAGCTCTGGTACACGCCACCGGTTGCCACGGGAGATGATCTTTGTTGGCAGGGATGACTGCGAGCTAATGCTGCAG TCTCGCAGTGTGGACAAGCAACACGCTGTGATCAACCACGACCCAAACACAGACGAGCATATGGTGAAGGACCTGGGCAGCTTGAACGGG ACATTCGTGAATGACTTAAGAATCCCAGACCAGACGTACATCACCCTTAAGCTCTCTGATGTCATTCGCTTTGGCTATG ATGCTCATGTATATATCCTGGAGAAAAGCCAACACAAGGTCCCAGAAGAAGCTCTTAAA CATGAGAAATACACCAGCCAGTTGCAGCTTAGCATAAAAGCCCTTCAGGCCAAGGCAAAGGAAAAACAGCAGCTTCAGAGCCCAGAGAAGAGCAAAGGCCCTGTTTCCAAACTGCAGGACAGGGCTGAGCGAAGAGCCCAGTCTTTCACAG CTGCCACAGATACTCCAATATCCAAGCCTACTCCTCTCTATGGCCAACCGTCCTGGTGGGGGGAGGATGAGGACGCAGCCAACCAAAAGAAGAACAGAGGTGGAAAATCGCCAGAACAGGAGTCTCCAG AGCCTACTAAAGATGTGTCAAGATATGAGGTCAACAGTTCTCTGTCTGACAATCAGGCCAAGTCCATCTTCTCCTACCGCCGGGAGCCTAGCTACTTTGAGATTCCAACAAAGGAATTAAAGCAGCGACCTGCTAAGAAACCAGAGTTGCAGGTTCATGAGGTTCCCACCAAGGACACCCCTGGTCCCACTGAGGTTGTCTCCTCCACACCTCCCGTGGTCCAAAGCCATGCCTCCTTCACCATCGAATTTGATGAATGCACACCAGGTAAAATGAAGATCAAGGACCGCGTGACCAAGTTTTCTTTCCGCCAGCAGCAGAAGCTACCTTCTACAGAGCTTGTCACCACACCCATTGAGGTGGTCTCAGCAGAAAGCAAAGTTGCTGATTGGCTGGTCCAAAGCAATGCTAGCATGATAAGGAGGAGTTCAACGGCTGAAGACATGTACAGCACAAACAGTGACCCATCACTTCTGAAGAACACCAAAA CAAACCATCGTGAGGATGGCACTCACAGTAATTCAGTGGATCCTGCAATCAATGGAAGTGTTTCCGTCCAGGCAGAACCTCAGACTGGGTCCCAGGTGTCTCCACAGCCCCTGAGAGACTCCCCGCCTCAACACTTAGCCTCCCCTGATTCTGAGGAGTCTACTCCACCAGAGTCTCAGTCCCTATCCAGTCTTGGCAAGGCTGAGCCTCATCAAGCCTTCGTCATTGAATTCTTTGATGATAACTCAAGAAAGAAGCGCTCCCAGTCCTTCAACAATAACACATCTCCACCTGAGCCCTCAGGCCTCCGGCTCCAGCCGGAGAAGGCAAAGAAGAGCTCAACCCCAAATGGGGAGAGACGAGTCCAATCTCCAGCCTCCACCACTCCCGCAACCCAACGATACACTGTTCCCCTGAAGGACCAGCCTTCCACAGGCTTCCAAAGAGCTGGCTCTCTACGAAGGGAGAAGACAGAGGACCGGATCACCAGCTTTTCCTCTCGCTCTTCATCATCTGTGTCTGCAAGACCCTTTAGCAGTGTCGGCCGGAGGTCCAAACTCGCCCAGGAATTTACTGCTGAAtttctcaaacaaacaaagcagtCCTCTTCTGCCAGCTGGGATAGAAATCCATCCAGTCCCCCTACACCAGCTAAAACGGAGACAGTGGTAGTATCACAGACTAGTCCCACTCCATCTAACGCTTCCTACCAGCCACAGACCTCCTCTCCTATCCACCAGCCCGTTCCTCTCAAGGCCCCTATGATGCCCCTGGAGTCTCAGACTGTGGAGGTTAAGAGTCCCCATGTTGGCCCCAAGAATGAAGACGAGGACAGTCTGAGTGACGCAGGAACCTACACTATTGAAGCAGATGTTCAAGATAGAGAGCTAGAAGAAGCACGGAGCAATATCGACCAG GTTCAGTCAGCAAGTGCAGTGTTACAGGGGGCTCCTAAGTGGATGTCTTGCTGGGCCAGCTTGGCAGACAGCTACACAGAATCTGGCCCTTCATCTGGCCTCTTTGACATGCCTTCCCAGATGGAGCTGTCAGGAGGGG CACAAGGTACAATCATCCACAAGGCCATGCTCAGCCGACACCACGACAGCACCGACTGCGATGGATCAAGAGCTCGGCGCGTACTGCCCCAGTTACCACAGGGGGAGAAGAGTGACATTCTAAATCCCAGCATTCATGTTCAATATGACccacatttaacatttgatgTAGGAGAGAATAGATTGGTGGCCCCCAGGTCTCATGATAGCCTTGACAGGTTAACGGTGCAGGATGATGTAGAGCCTGACAGTCTGAGTGATGCCAGCAGGTCAGATGATGGTTCCATTGTAGAGCAAAGGAGAAGACCGCTGTCAGACACTGAagagaacaaaaataaagatagaATCTCCACCAAGTCTACGTCATTCTACATCGGGTCAGAGGAGGCCGAGTCTCAACCTGAGAATGGGGGCTTTcctaaaactgaaataaaacatgcaacCAAAACTTTCTCAACAGCCACCATGACCAAACAGAGAGGTAACCTTGACTCTGAAAAAGTCAAGCCCGGTGTGTTGGCTCCTATCCTGAGCCAGATTACACGGAGTCCACAATCCAAAGAGGGCACTGTTTCCCAGTTAATCAGACAAGAGAGCTTCACCAAGGAGCGACCTAGCAATGCCAGATTGCCCAACATCTCTGTTCAGAGAGGCCCAGAATCATTCCAGGGAGCCTGCAATCAGGACACTCATTCTTACCTCAAAGAGACGGAGGATGTTCTGGCTGTTCTGGAGGCCAAACTCCAAGGAGGACAATCAGAAACGACACCGTCTCCAATAATAGATTCTCTTTCTGCCGAGTCTGATGTGGATACCTCTAGCACAGTCAGCCAACATAGCAATAAGACCAGGCCAAACACACTGACTAAAAAACCCTCGGTTAGTGGCCTCCATAGGGAGAGGTCTTCAGCCAGTATAGCTAGTCAGGACTCAAGTCACCATTCCACTACATCAGAAAAGTTGCGCTCTCTGGGAGCAGATAGCAACAATAAGACTGAGTCTGTCAGGAGACCAGTTGGACTGAGACGTAGTGTTGGGAAACGTGGCTCCACAGACCTAAGTGACGACCCTCAGAGCTTACCTTACTCTGATCAAGAGTCTAACATCCACCAAACCCGCACAAAATACACAGTGCACCTTCAGAAGGAGGATGCCAAGACCTCCAAAACGTCCCAGGCTTTGAATCGTGCCAACAGCTTGTTAGCCCCGAGGCCCACCAGAGCGTCCATGCTCCGCCGGGCTCGCCTGGGAGAAGCTTCAGACAACGAGGGCACGGATACAGACAGAGTGTCCCAGGATGCAGGCAATGCCCCAGCTAAGCAGCCACAGGAAACAAAGAAACTCTCCAGGCTGGATATGCTAGCGATGCCTCGTAAACGGACAAGCTCGTTCAACACAACCAGCGACACTGAGGCCTCTTCCAGCCCACAGTGGACTGGCAGGAGCACCGGATTTTCCAACCGGAGCACAGAGTCTGGCAGCAGCTCAATTCGAAGGGCCTCTGCTTCAGGGTTGAAGCCTGTAGAAAGGCAGCAGAAAGCACCGCTGACACCACTCACTCGTGGACGTTCAAGCAGTGCCAAATATGCCAGTAGCACTGCAA ACTCCAGGAGACGACAGAAAGGCTCTGACTACGCCTCTACCTCAGATGAGGAGTACGACTCAAACCAGAGCACTCCTAAACACAAACGCTCCCAACCTTCCTCAGCTTCCCACAGCCCACGTCATCAGCCTCGGCCTCAGCCGGTGGTCGCCCTGCATCAGAAGCCCCACTGCAGAGATTCTGAGGAGGAGAACCACGAGGGAGACAACTTCCACAGTTGGTCCAACCACAGTTCTGAAATCGCACG GTTAAGTCAAGACCTGGCCAAAGACCTTGCTATCTTGGCCAGAGAGATCCATGATGTGGCTGGTGATGGTGATCCACAAAACCCCGGAATGGCGAGCAGTGCACCTGTCTCCACAGTGACCGCTCATGAACAG CTGGTTCATCGTATTCCAGAGGCTGGCTTGAACTACCAGAGGGTCCCACCAAGTTCTACATCTACAAGGGAACCTGACCAGAGCTCGGCGGACCATGAACAGCACCGCAGGCAGCGAGCTCAGAGCAGAGACGAG gtCATTGTAGATGACCATCTGATGCTGAATCCTGTGTCTCAGATCACCATGGCCATTAGAGAAAACACTGAGCAACTTTCTGACAAAATTAA GGTACTGTTCCAGGACCGGATGGATATTTGGGAAGAAATAGAGGCCAAAGTAAACTCTGACAATGATGTCCCTGTTATCAAAACCTCCAACAAG GAAATCACATCTATCTTGAAAGAACTCCGGAGAGTTCAACAACAACTTGAGG tCATTAACACAGTCATGGAACCCAGTGCACAGGCTGAAGCATCCAAGGCCTTGGCGGTCTCCTCCTCATCTGTTCGGTCCTCCAGACCTCCCGTCTCACGGGACTGGAGAACCATCCATTCTGTCTCCAAACGTGGTGGCGGCCCGAGGCCCAGTGAGGGGGTCAGGAGAACAGGCGTGACACAAGACGATCTCAGAACTGGATATTTAGTCTGA
- the cep170b gene encoding centrosomal protein of 170 kDa protein B isoform X2, with protein sequence MSVTSWFLVSSSGTRHRLPREMIFVGRDDCELMLQSRSVDKQHAVINHDPNTDEHMVKDLGSLNGTFVNDLRIPDQTYITLKLSDVIRFGYDAHVYILEKSQHKVPEEALKHEKYTSQLQLSIKALQAKAKEKQQLQSPEKSKGPVSKLQDRAERRAQSFTAATDTPISKPTPLYGQPSWWGEDEDAANQKKNRGGKSPEQESPEPTKDVSRYEVNSSLSDNQAKSIFSYRREPSYFEIPTKELKQRPAKKPELQVHEVPTKDTPGPTEVVSSTPPVVQSHASFTIEFDECTPGKMKIKDRVTKFSFRQQQKLPSTELVTTPIEVVSAESKVADWLVQSNASMIRRSSTAEDMYSTNSDPSLLKNTKTNHREDGTHSNSVDPAINGSVSVQAEPQTGSQVSPQPLRDSPPQHLASPDSEESTPPESQSLSSLGKAEPHQAFVIEFFDDNSRKKRSQSFNNNTSPPEPSGLRLQPEKAKKSSTPNGERRVQSPASTTPATQRYTVPLKDQPSTGFQRAGSLRREKTEDRITSFSSRSSSSVSARPFSSVGRRSKLAQEFTAEFLKQTKQSSSASWDRNPSSPPTPAKTETVVVSQTSPTPSNASYQPQTSSPIHQPVPLKAPMMPLESQTVEVKSPHVGPKNEDEDSLSDAGTYTIEADVQDRELEEARSNIDQVFGVFESPEPTNQSEAETSSAFRPLIVESREQHRQSSCGEVQSASAVLQGAPKWMSCWASLADSYTESGPSSGLFDMPSQMELSGGAQGTIIHKAMLSRHHDSTDCDGSRARRVLPQLPQGEKSDILNPSIHVQYDPHLTFDVGENRLVAPRSHDSLDRLTVQDDVEPDSLSDASRSDDGSIVEQRRRPLSDTEENKNKDRISTKSTSFYIGSEEAESQPENGGFPKTEIKHATKTFSTATMTKQRGNLDSEKVKPGVLAPILSQITRSPQSKEGTVSQLIRQESFTKERPSNARLPNISVQRGPESFQGACNQDTHSYLKETEDVLAVLEAKLQGGQSETTPSPIIDSLSAESDVDTSSTVSQHSNKTRPNTLTKKPSVSGLHRERSSASIASQDSSHHSTTSEKLRSLGADSNNKTESVRRPVGLRRSVGKRGSTDLSDDPQSLPYSDQESNIHQTRTKYTVHLQKEDAKTSKTSQALNRANSLLAPRPTRASMLRRARLGEASDNEGTDTDRVSQDAGNAPAKQPQETKKLSRLDMLAMPRKRTSSFNTTSDTEASSSPQWTGRSTGFSNRSTESGSSSIRRASASGLKPVERQQKAPLTPLTRGRSSSAKYASSTANSRRRQKGSDYASTSDEEYDSNQSTPKHKRSQPSSASHSPRHQPRPQPVVALHQKPHCRDSEEENHEGDNFHSWSNHSSEIARLSQDLAKDLAILAREIHDVAGDGDPQNPGMASSAPVSTVTAHEQLVHRIPEAGLNYQRVPPSSTSTREPDQSSADHEQHRRQRAQSRDEVIVDDHLMLNPVSQITMAIRENTEQLSDKIKVLFQDRMDIWEEIEAKVNSDNDVPVIKTSNKEITSILKELRRVQQQLEVINTVMEPSAQAEASKALAVSSSSVRSSRPPVSRDWRTIHSVSKRGGGPRPSEGVRRTGVTQDDLRTGYLV encoded by the exons ATGAGTGTGACATCATGGTTCCTGGTCAGCAGCTCTGGTACACGCCACCGGTTGCCACGGGAGATGATCTTTGTTGGCAGGGATGACTGCGAGCTAATGCTGCAG TCTCGCAGTGTGGACAAGCAACACGCTGTGATCAACCACGACCCAAACACAGACGAGCATATGGTGAAGGACCTGGGCAGCTTGAACGGG ACATTCGTGAATGACTTAAGAATCCCAGACCAGACGTACATCACCCTTAAGCTCTCTGATGTCATTCGCTTTGGCTATG ATGCTCATGTATATATCCTGGAGAAAAGCCAACACAAGGTCCCAGAAGAAGCTCTTAAA CATGAGAAATACACCAGCCAGTTGCAGCTTAGCATAAAAGCCCTTCAGGCCAAGGCAAAGGAAAAACAGCAGCTTCAGAGCCCAGAGAAGAGCAAAGGCCCTGTTTCCAAACTGCAGGACAGGGCTGAGCGAAGAGCCCAGTCTTTCACAG CTGCCACAGATACTCCAATATCCAAGCCTACTCCTCTCTATGGCCAACCGTCCTGGTGGGGGGAGGATGAGGACGCAGCCAACCAAAAGAAGAACAGAGGTGGAAAATCGCCAGAACAGGAGTCTCCAG AGCCTACTAAAGATGTGTCAAGATATGAGGTCAACAGTTCTCTGTCTGACAATCAGGCCAAGTCCATCTTCTCCTACCGCCGGGAGCCTAGCTACTTTGAGATTCCAACAAAGGAATTAAAGCAGCGACCTGCTAAGAAACCAGAGTTGCAGGTTCATGAGGTTCCCACCAAGGACACCCCTGGTCCCACTGAGGTTGTCTCCTCCACACCTCCCGTGGTCCAAAGCCATGCCTCCTTCACCATCGAATTTGATGAATGCACACCAGGTAAAATGAAGATCAAGGACCGCGTGACCAAGTTTTCTTTCCGCCAGCAGCAGAAGCTACCTTCTACAGAGCTTGTCACCACACCCATTGAGGTGGTCTCAGCAGAAAGCAAAGTTGCTGATTGGCTGGTCCAAAGCAATGCTAGCATGATAAGGAGGAGTTCAACGGCTGAAGACATGTACAGCACAAACAGTGACCCATCACTTCTGAAGAACACCAAAA CAAACCATCGTGAGGATGGCACTCACAGTAATTCAGTGGATCCTGCAATCAATGGAAGTGTTTCCGTCCAGGCAGAACCTCAGACTGGGTCCCAGGTGTCTCCACAGCCCCTGAGAGACTCCCCGCCTCAACACTTAGCCTCCCCTGATTCTGAGGAGTCTACTCCACCAGAGTCTCAGTCCCTATCCAGTCTTGGCAAGGCTGAGCCTCATCAAGCCTTCGTCATTGAATTCTTTGATGATAACTCAAGAAAGAAGCGCTCCCAGTCCTTCAACAATAACACATCTCCACCTGAGCCCTCAGGCCTCCGGCTCCAGCCGGAGAAGGCAAAGAAGAGCTCAACCCCAAATGGGGAGAGACGAGTCCAATCTCCAGCCTCCACCACTCCCGCAACCCAACGATACACTGTTCCCCTGAAGGACCAGCCTTCCACAGGCTTCCAAAGAGCTGGCTCTCTACGAAGGGAGAAGACAGAGGACCGGATCACCAGCTTTTCCTCTCGCTCTTCATCATCTGTGTCTGCAAGACCCTTTAGCAGTGTCGGCCGGAGGTCCAAACTCGCCCAGGAATTTACTGCTGAAtttctcaaacaaacaaagcagtCCTCTTCTGCCAGCTGGGATAGAAATCCATCCAGTCCCCCTACACCAGCTAAAACGGAGACAGTGGTAGTATCACAGACTAGTCCCACTCCATCTAACGCTTCCTACCAGCCACAGACCTCCTCTCCTATCCACCAGCCCGTTCCTCTCAAGGCCCCTATGATGCCCCTGGAGTCTCAGACTGTGGAGGTTAAGAGTCCCCATGTTGGCCCCAAGAATGAAGACGAGGACAGTCTGAGTGACGCAGGAACCTACACTATTGAAGCAGATGTTCAAGATAGAGAGCTAGAAGAAGCACGGAGCAATATCGACCAG gtgtttggtgtttttgagaGCCCAGAGCCAACCAACCAGAGTGAAGCAGAAACATCATCAGCATTTAGGCCTCTTATTGTTGAGAGCAGGGAGCAGCATAGGCAGAGTAGCTGTGGGGAG GTTCAGTCAGCAAGTGCAGTGTTACAGGGGGCTCCTAAGTGGATGTCTTGCTGGGCCAGCTTGGCAGACAGCTACACAGAATCTGGCCCTTCATCTGGCCTCTTTGACATGCCTTCCCAGATGGAGCTGTCAGGAGGGG CACAAGGTACAATCATCCACAAGGCCATGCTCAGCCGACACCACGACAGCACCGACTGCGATGGATCAAGAGCTCGGCGCGTACTGCCCCAGTTACCACAGGGGGAGAAGAGTGACATTCTAAATCCCAGCATTCATGTTCAATATGACccacatttaacatttgatgTAGGAGAGAATAGATTGGTGGCCCCCAGGTCTCATGATAGCCTTGACAGGTTAACGGTGCAGGATGATGTAGAGCCTGACAGTCTGAGTGATGCCAGCAGGTCAGATGATGGTTCCATTGTAGAGCAAAGGAGAAGACCGCTGTCAGACACTGAagagaacaaaaataaagatagaATCTCCACCAAGTCTACGTCATTCTACATCGGGTCAGAGGAGGCCGAGTCTCAACCTGAGAATGGGGGCTTTcctaaaactgaaataaaacatgcaacCAAAACTTTCTCAACAGCCACCATGACCAAACAGAGAGGTAACCTTGACTCTGAAAAAGTCAAGCCCGGTGTGTTGGCTCCTATCCTGAGCCAGATTACACGGAGTCCACAATCCAAAGAGGGCACTGTTTCCCAGTTAATCAGACAAGAGAGCTTCACCAAGGAGCGACCTAGCAATGCCAGATTGCCCAACATCTCTGTTCAGAGAGGCCCAGAATCATTCCAGGGAGCCTGCAATCAGGACACTCATTCTTACCTCAAAGAGACGGAGGATGTTCTGGCTGTTCTGGAGGCCAAACTCCAAGGAGGACAATCAGAAACGACACCGTCTCCAATAATAGATTCTCTTTCTGCCGAGTCTGATGTGGATACCTCTAGCACAGTCAGCCAACATAGCAATAAGACCAGGCCAAACACACTGACTAAAAAACCCTCGGTTAGTGGCCTCCATAGGGAGAGGTCTTCAGCCAGTATAGCTAGTCAGGACTCAAGTCACCATTCCACTACATCAGAAAAGTTGCGCTCTCTGGGAGCAGATAGCAACAATAAGACTGAGTCTGTCAGGAGACCAGTTGGACTGAGACGTAGTGTTGGGAAACGTGGCTCCACAGACCTAAGTGACGACCCTCAGAGCTTACCTTACTCTGATCAAGAGTCTAACATCCACCAAACCCGCACAAAATACACAGTGCACCTTCAGAAGGAGGATGCCAAGACCTCCAAAACGTCCCAGGCTTTGAATCGTGCCAACAGCTTGTTAGCCCCGAGGCCCACCAGAGCGTCCATGCTCCGCCGGGCTCGCCTGGGAGAAGCTTCAGACAACGAGGGCACGGATACAGACAGAGTGTCCCAGGATGCAGGCAATGCCCCAGCTAAGCAGCCACAGGAAACAAAGAAACTCTCCAGGCTGGATATGCTAGCGATGCCTCGTAAACGGACAAGCTCGTTCAACACAACCAGCGACACTGAGGCCTCTTCCAGCCCACAGTGGACTGGCAGGAGCACCGGATTTTCCAACCGGAGCACAGAGTCTGGCAGCAGCTCAATTCGAAGGGCCTCTGCTTCAGGGTTGAAGCCTGTAGAAAGGCAGCAGAAAGCACCGCTGACACCACTCACTCGTGGACGTTCAAGCAGTGCCAAATATGCCAGTAGCACTGCAA ACTCCAGGAGACGACAGAAAGGCTCTGACTACGCCTCTACCTCAGATGAGGAGTACGACTCAAACCAGAGCACTCCTAAACACAAACGCTCCCAACCTTCCTCAGCTTCCCACAGCCCACGTCATCAGCCTCGGCCTCAGCCGGTGGTCGCCCTGCATCAGAAGCCCCACTGCAGAGATTCTGAGGAGGAGAACCACGAGGGAGACAACTTCCACAGTTGGTCCAACCACAGTTCTGAAATCGCACG GTTAAGTCAAGACCTGGCCAAAGACCTTGCTATCTTGGCCAGAGAGATCCATGATGTGGCTGGTGATGGTGATCCACAAAACCCCGGAATGGCGAGCAGTGCACCTGTCTCCACAGTGACCGCTCATGAACAG CTGGTTCATCGTATTCCAGAGGCTGGCTTGAACTACCAGAGGGTCCCACCAAGTTCTACATCTACAAGGGAACCTGACCAGAGCTCGGCGGACCATGAACAGCACCGCAGGCAGCGAGCTCAGAGCAGAGACGAG gtCATTGTAGATGACCATCTGATGCTGAATCCTGTGTCTCAGATCACCATGGCCATTAGAGAAAACACTGAGCAACTTTCTGACAAAATTAA GGTACTGTTCCAGGACCGGATGGATATTTGGGAAGAAATAGAGGCCAAAGTAAACTCTGACAATGATGTCCCTGTTATCAAAACCTCCAACAAG GAAATCACATCTATCTTGAAAGAACTCCGGAGAGTTCAACAACAACTTGAGG tCATTAACACAGTCATGGAACCCAGTGCACAGGCTGAAGCATCCAAGGCCTTGGCGGTCTCCTCCTCATCTGTTCGGTCCTCCAGACCTCCCGTCTCACGGGACTGGAGAACCATCCATTCTGTCTCCAAACGTGGTGGCGGCCCGAGGCCCAGTGAGGGGGTCAGGAGAACAGGCGTGACACAAGACGATCTCAGAACTGGATATTTAGTCTGA